The stretch of DNA ACAGCACGACGGATCCGTCGACGTCCAGGACCGTGCGCGCGTCCACCACCCGCATCAGGTACACCATCCACAGGTGTTTTCCCTGGTCCCAGGCGCAGTGGTAATCGACGGTCCTCGCGGCGGGATGTGCCACGGTGCGCGTGTAGATTTCGGTCGTGTCGCCGAGGCGGTCGTACGCGAGCCACAACCCGGGTTCTCCGGCCGGGGTGAATCCCCGCAAGCTGTACGTCCATTCCTCGAGGCTCCGGGTGTGCGCGAGGTAGCGGAACACCTCGTCCGGCGGACAGTCGATGTAGTCCTGGACGGTGCAGTACTTTCCGAACACCTGGTCGTGCGGGTACACCGACCTCAGCATGTCCATGATGATCGGTGTCGTCGCGTGGCGGTCGGAGGTCTAGATGCGGACGAGGCCGGGCAGGTCGGCGGGAAGGTCGGGCAGCGGTGCGATCTCGTGGGCGGTCATCGGCGTGCTCCTTCTCGGGTTTCGGTTTTCTGGGCGGCGCCTCGTGCGGGCAGGAACGGCAGGAACGGCGGTAGTTCGTCTGCGTCGCAGACGACTTCGATGACGGCGGGGCCCGTCGACGCCGCCGTGGACCGCAGGGCGTGGGCCAGGTCGGCGGTCGTGTCGACCGTGTGGCATGGCAGCCCGGGGAGCAGTGCGCCGACTCCGGCCGCGATGCGGGCGGGACGAAACCGGCTGTAGGTGTAGGCGCCCTCGAAGTACACCTGTTCGCGCGTGAGGCACATCGCGTGGGCGTTGTTGTTGAACACGACGAACGTGACCGGTACGGCGTATTCGACGGCCGTGTGGATTTCGAGTCCGTGCGCGTAGAACGCGCCGTCGCCGGCGATCACGAACGTGCGGCGACCCCGCGAGAACGCGGACCCGATCGCGGCGCCGAACGTGTAGCCCATCCCGCCCATTCCCAGCGCCACGACGAACCGGCCTCCGGTCGAGACCGGAAGGTGGTGCACCACAGCGGCGCCCGTGTTCCCGGCGTCCGCGAACACGTCGGCGCCGTCGGGCATCGCCGCGGCGAGCGCCGTCACCGCGTCCGTGTAGCGCATGCCCGACGTGTCGGGGCGAGGTACGTCGATCAGAGTCGGATCGCCGGGCACGAGGGGTACCGGTGACGCCGGCGGTCCGATCTCCGTGACGAGCCGGCGCAGCGTCGCCCGCAGATCCCGGGTCGGCACGTGCCGCGCCTGCACATACGGCGTCGCCGACCCGACGCTGTACACGAGCGTCTTCTCCAGCGCGGCGTCGAGGCCTCCCCGTGCCATCACCGGCAGTCGGGTGCCGACGAGCAGGCAGAGATCGCAATCCCGCAGTGCGTCGATCACATCCGGGTTCCCCATTGCGCCGGTGATCCCGAGGCGTCCCGGGGCCGCCGGGTCGAGCACGTCCTTCGCGTCGGGCGTGACGGCGATCCGGGCCCCGAGCACGTGCGCGAGTTCGGCGAGTTCCCCTCGCGCGCCCGCCCGCGCGACCTCGTCGCCGGCGATGACGGTGATACGGCCGTAGTCGTCGCGCAGGGGCCTCGGCGAGCCGCGCCACGTCCGTGGAAGCAGCGTGCGGCGCGGCCGGGTCCGTTCGGTGCGGTTCCGGGAACTCGCCGATCGCCTGCTGAATGTCCTTCGGCAGCAGCAGTACCGCCGGTCCGCCGCGACGGGCCGCGGCAAGCGCCTCGGCCAGTCGGCGGTCGAGGTCGAGCGGCGATTCGACGCGCGCGCAGTACAGCGACACCTCGCCGAACAACCGGGACGCATCGATCGACCCCGCCAGCCCACTCGTGTCCTGGAACGCGCCCGCCCCTTCGAGCGACGTCGGCGGTTGCCCGATCAACGCCAGCAGCGGCACGCGGGACGCGAATGCCTCACCGAGCCCGGCAATCACATTGAGTGCGCCGCCGCCCGACGTCGCGGCGACCACACCTGTCCGGTTCGCGGTTCTGGCGTATCCGTCGGCCATGGTCGTCGCCGAGAACTCGTGTTTGGCGACGACACCTTCGACGTCCGGGGAGCGGTGCAGCGCGTCGTAGAGGTCCTCGATGTTCGCGCCTCCCACCCCGAAAACGTGCTCGACCCCCTCCGCGGCCAGTACCGCGACGATGTAGTCGGCGACACGCATGCTCCGACCGGTTTTCCGCGGCTCGTGATGTGTGAGATTCATCGGCAGACCCCCGTGTCGTGGATCGGACGGGGCGACCTGGAATCACCCACTGGAAATACACACGAACCACGTACCGGCCGGGTTCACCGGTGGCAGAACATTTTTCCACGGAACGGACGTGGCGAGAGAGACACGGCGGCCGAGCGTGCGGGGAGTACGGAAACCGGGCCGACTCCCTGCGACCTGTTCACAACGCCGTGCTCAGCAATACCTGATAGTCGTCCTCGGATCGCACGTCGATACTCGCGATCGCGTCGACGGGCAGGCTGGTGGTGGCCGTGGGCCGCACCGTCTGCCCGGCTTCCCCGGTCCAGGTGGCCACGGTGGTGGCCACTCCGGAGCGATCGGTCACGGTCAGCGCGTACCCCTCGGTGGCGGCCCCGTAGCGCCCGTCGCCGGGCCACGTGTCCTCGTAGGAGCACTCGACGAAGATCACCGTGCCGAAGGACGTCGACACGACGGACGCGCTCGCGGTGATCGTCGTCGGAACCACGGGTGCGAACACGGCCTCGGTGGTGTTCGCCCGGTCCGGGGCGGGCAGGGCCGTGACGGGAGCGGCCGGCGTCCGATCCTGGGTCGCCAGGACGCCGACGGGGACGGCCACCGCGATCACGGCGGCCGCCGCTGCGAGGGCCGTCGCCGCGCGCCGGTGCCGTCGGCGCTGCTGCACCGCGCCCACCAGCCCGGTCAGCACCCGTGGTGCGGGCGTCTCCTCGTCCACAGGCGCACCGTTCCCGGACAGCGTGCCGAACGCCTCTTCCGGTGTGATCAGGGCCAGCAGACCGGGCATGCCCGCCAATTCGGACACTGCCTGCGAGCATTGTGCGCAGTGGGTGAGGTGGGCCTCGTACTCGCGCCGATCGGCGCCGGACATCGCACCGAGCACGTAGGCGGCGTCCCAGCGGACGTAGGGATCCTCGTGCGACTCGAAGTCGTCGAGCGTCATCGGGTCACCCCCATTTCCTGCAGAGCCAATCGAAGGGCCCGCAATCCGTAATGCATGCGGGATTTCACCGTTCCCTCCGGAATGCCGAGTTCGTCGGCGATCTGGTGGGTCGACATCCCCCGGTAGTAGCCGAGCACGAGAACCGCACGATGGTCTGTGCTGAGCCGGGCCAGCGCATCCCCCATCATCCAGGCGTCGAGCGCGCCGTCCGAACCGTCCGGGGCCGCCCGTTCGGGTGTCGAACTCATCCCGACCTCACGCTGGGACCGGGCACTGCGGTGCTCGTCGAACACCAGGTTCCTGGCGACCGTGAACAACCACGCCCGAGCCGAAGACTCCGACTGGTCGAGCACGTTCGGATGCTTCCAGGCGCGCAGCAGCACCTCCTGCACGATGTCCTCGGCGCGGGCGCGGTCGCCGGTCAGCCGGAGGGCATACCGCCAGACTGCGGGGGCATGTTCCTCGTACAGGGCGTGCATGAGCTCCGTCTGGGCATCCGGCATCGGTCACCACCTCCCAGCAGTACACACGGTTCACCCGCGCCTCCGGTTCACCGCACCGCCGAGACGAAAGGAAACCCCAGGTTGAACCGGTCTCGGCGAGCGAAAACCCTTGGCCCGTACCTCAGGAGATGTTCAGTGCCACGGCGGCGTGCACGAGCGCCTGGAACGCGGTCTCGTCTACCGTGTCGCCCTCGTGGAAGTCGATGGCGCGCCGGGTGTTGCCGTCGAGACCGGAGTTGAACAGACCTGCCGGGTCGTCCAGCGAAGCGCCCTTCGCGAATGTCACCTTCACGGCGTTCTTGTACGTCTCACCGGTGCAGATCATTCCGGCGTGCGACCACACCGGGACCCCTCGCCACTTCCACTCCTCGACCACGTCGGGGTCGGCCTCCGTGACCAGCGCCCGGATCCGGGCAAGCATCTCGCCCCGCCAGTCCCCCAGCTCGTCGATGCGCGCATCGATCAGCTGCGAGGGAGAGTCTCCTCGTGCGTCCGAGCCGTTCGTCCGCTTCGCCATATGACCAGTCGCCCCCTCGGTTCGTCCTCACCGTCCGGTCCCTCGAGTATCCCCGCGGATCACGCCGATCACACCGAATACCGCGGGGGGATCCGCCGCCCGCCGATTTACCTCTGGCGCGCCGCCGCCGTCCTGGATCAAACTGGAATGGAGGTGAGGAGCACCCCCATGAGCACAGCACGGATTCGACGCGGCATCGTGGCAGGCATCGACGGTTCGGACGGCGCGCTGGAGGCGGCAGCGTGGGCTGCGTCCGCCGCGCGGCGCTTCGAGGAGCCGCTGCGCCTCGTCCACGTGTTACCGAAACATCCGAACTCCGGGCGCGGCGACGGTCACCCGGACGGCGAGGAGGTCCTCGAGGCCGCCGAACGCGCCGTCCGGAACGGGCAGCGGGACCTGGAGGTGGAACGCAGTACCCATCCCGGCCCTCCCGCCCATGCGCTGGTGGAACTGTCCAAGACGGCCCGAATGCTGGTACTCGGCCCCGCGGCCACCAGTGAGATGAAATCCGTCGTCGCCGGTTCCGACGTCGTTCGGGTGTCGAATCGAGCCGAGTGCCCCGTCGTCGTCTGGCGCGGGATCCAGGGCCACGAGGTCAGCGAGAGCCGCCCCGTCGTGGTCGGTGTGGACGGAAGCGAACTGAGCGACATGGCCGTTGCCCATGCGTTCGAGTTCGCGGCGTTCTTCGGCGTTCCTCTCGTCGCGGTCCATACGTGGGCCGAGCACTCCACCCTCGGTGCGTGGTATTCGGAGGAACGCCGCTTCACCGACTGGTCCGACCTGGTGCAGCACGAGGAGGCGTGGCTCGCCGAGAGTCTCGCCGGGTGGCGGGAGAAGTACCCCGACGTCGAGGTCACCCGCTGCCTCGAGCGCGGCGGGCCGATGAAGGTGCTCCTCGAATATTCCTTCGGTGCGCAACTGATCGCCGTCGGCAGTCACGGCAGAAATCCCTTCACCGCCTCGATCGTGGGTTCGACGAGTCAGAGCCTCATCCACCACGCCCGGTGCCCGGTTCTCATCTGCCGAAAAGGCTGACCGCGAATTTCGATCAGCCTGATTCATAGTCGCCCGTCGCGCCACAATTCCACCGGCGACGAGCACACCGCTTTCGACTGTCCGGAAACCGCCCTGAACTGGCGCTTTACCGTGCGCCGCGCGCCCTGAATTTCACCTGGTCATCGGCAGCGGAAATGCAAGTGTTTCGATCACGCTCATTCGATTTCCTCCCGATTTCGGCACCGAATTTCGCCCTTATAGTTTCCGGCATGTCGGAGCCACGCTCATATCTCGTCTGCGCGTCGCAGCGCAGTGGCAGCACACTGCTCGTCGAATCCCTTCGCGCCACGACCGTGGCAGGCAACCCGGAGGAGTTCTTCCAATACCTGCCGTCCACCAGCCGGTCACCGCAGCCACGGCAGTGGTTCGAGTCGGTCACCGACGAGACGGTGCTCTCCCTGCTCGCCCCGCTCGAACCGGGGACCGCCGACACCCGCACCGCGGAGCAGTGGCGCGATCAACTGCTCAACGTCGGGCGCACCCCCAACGGCGTGTGGGGCGGCAAGCTGATGTGGAACCAGGTGCCGCTCGTCCTCGACCGCGCCGCCGGACTCCCGGACCGGTCCGGCGACGACCTGCGGTCCGCGCTGGGCGACATCCTGGGCCGCGATCTGGTCTTCATCCACGTCTTCCGGCGTGACGTCGTCGCGCAGGCGGTGTCGATGTGGCGGGCGGTGCAGACCCAGGTCTGGCGCGACGATGCCACCCCGCCCACCCCGCACGACGGCGCCGAATACCACGCGGACGGCATCGCGCACCTCGTCGGCATCCTCCGCGATCAGGATGTGCAGTGGCGCAACTGGTTCGAGACGGAGGGACTCGACCACATCGACATCGGTTTCGACGATCTCGTCGCGGCCCCGCAGGCGACGGCGGCGAAGGTGCTCGTCGAACTCGGGCTCGACGCCGATCTCGCGCCCCCGCCGCCACTGAAGCAGCAGAGCGACGGCCGCTCCAGGGAATGGGCCCTGCGCTACCGGTCCGAGGCCGCCGCGAACGGGCTTCCGCTGTGACCGCCGTACCGTCCGCCGACCCGGACGCACACGTGGACGAACTCCGCGCGCTGGAGGCCGAGGCCGTGCACATCATCCGCGAGGTGGTCGCGGAACTCGCGCGACCGGTGCTGCTGTTCTCGGCGGGCAAGGACTCGATCGTGCTGCTGAGGCTGGCGGAGAAGGCGTTCCGGCCGTCCCCGTTGCCGTTTCCCGTCCTGCACGTCGACACCGGGCACAACTTCCCCGAGGTGATCGACTTCCGCGATCGCCGGCTCGCCGAGGACGGTCACCGGCTGATCGTCGCGTCGGTGCAGGAGTCGATCGACAGGGGCCGCGTCGCCGAGACGGGAGGTCCCGGCGCGTCCCGGAACCGGCTGCAGACCCGGACCCTGCTCGACGCCCTGGAGGAGCACCGCTTCGACGCCGCCTTCGGTGGCGCGCGCCGGGACGAGGAACGCGCCCGCGCGAAGGAGCGGGTGCTCAGCTTCCGCGACGAGTTCGGGCAGTGGGATCCGCGTTCGCAGCGCCCCGAGCCGTGGTCGCTGTACAACGGTCGGATTCGCCGCGGTGAGCAGGTCCGGGTGTTCCCGCTCAGCAACTGGACCGAACTCGACATCTGGCGCTACATCGAACTCGAGAAGCTCGCGCTGCCGTCGATTTACTTCGTTCACGAACGGCAGGTGTTCGAGCGCGACGGCATCCTGCTCGGACTGTCCGAGTACACACTGCCCACCGAAAACGAACTGGTGCAACGGCTCCGGGTGCGGTACCGCACGGTCGGGGACCTGACCATCACCGGCGCCGTGCGTTCGGACGCCGGCGACGTCGCCGGTGTGATCGAGGAGATCGCCGCGGCCACGGTCTCCGAACGCGGGGAAACCCGGGCCGACGACAGGACTTCCGTTGCCGCGATGGAAGACCGTAAGCGCGAGGGGTACTTCTGATGACCACCACCGGCCGGCCTCGCCAGTTGCTGCGACTCGCCACCGCGGGCAGCGTCGACGACGGGAAGAGCACCCTCATCGGCCGCCTCCTCCACGACACCGGAAGCCTGCCCACCGACCATCTCGAGGCGGTGACGAACGCCGACGGTGAGGCGGACCTCGCCGCCCTCTCCGACGGACTGCGGGCCGAACGCGAGCAGGGCATCACCATCGACGTCGCCTACCGTTTCTTCTCGACGCCGACCCGGAGTTTCGTCCTCGCCGACACACCGGGGCACGAGCGGTACACCCGCAACATGTTCACCGGCGCGTCGAACACCCACGTGGCCGTGCTGCTGGTGGACGCGCGCACCGGCGTGCTCCGGCAGACCCGGCGCCACGCCCGGATCGCCGACCTCCTGGGCGTTCCGCACCTGGTCGCGGTGGTCAACAAGATCGACCTCGTCGACTTCGACGAGACCCGGTTCAAGGAAGTCGAGTCCGAACTCGGCCTGCTCGCGCAGCGCCTCGGCGGCCGCGACCTCACGGTGATCCCGGTGTCCGCCACCCGCGGAGACAACGTGGTCACGCGGTCGGATTCGACACCCTGGTACGACGGGCCCACGCTCCTCGACCATCTCGAAGGGGTGGAACTCGCCGCGCCGTCGGCCGTCGCATCCGAACTGCGACTTCCCATCCAGTGGGTCGCGCGTCCCACGGACCACCAGCGGCGCCGCTACACCGGCCGGCTGTCGGCGGGCACCCTGTCCGTCGGGGACGAGGTGGTGGTGCTGCCCGCCGGTTCCCGCAGCACGGTCACCGCGCTCGACACCCTCGATCCGCACCGGGCCGTCGCGGTCGCGCCGCTGTCGGTGTCGTTCGAACTCGCCGACGACGTCGACGTCGCCCGCGGCGACCTCGTCGTCAGTGCGGCGGCCGAGGCGTCCGCACCCGTCCCGGCCCGCGAGATCGACGCGACCGTGTGCTGGCTGAGCGAGACCCCGCTGCGGGCGGGCGACCGGGTGGCGCTCAAGCACACCAGCCGCACGGTGCGCGCGACCGTGCAGGAGTTGCACACCCGGCTCGACCCGGAAACCCTCGAGGAACACGACTCCCCGAGCGAACTCGCCCTCAACGACATCGGCCGGATCACGCTCCGGACGAGCACCGTGGTGCTCGCCGACCCGTACGCCACCAATCGCGATGCCGGCGCGTTCATCCTCATCGACGAGCAGAGCAACGACACCGTCGGAGCCGGAACCGTCAGCGATGCAAGGGAAGTCGTTCCCGGCGAGCAGACCCGGCACGACATCAAGTGGCACCCCTCGTCGCTGGAGCGGGATCGGCGCTGGTCCGCCACCGGGCAGCGGGGCGCGACCATCTGGCTCACCGGGCTGCCCGCGTCCGGAAAGTCGACCGTCGCGGTCGCGCTCGAACGGGCGCTCGTCGACGCCGGCCGGACCGCCTACCTTCTCGACGGCGACAACGTCCGGCACGGCATCTCGGACGACCTGGGGTTCTCACCCGGTGACCGGGCCGAGAACATCCGCCGCGTCGGGCACCTCACCCGGTTGTTCGCCGACGCCGGGGTGGTCGCCGTCGCGTCGATGGTCTCGCCGCTCCGATCGGACCGTGCGATCGCCCGCGCCCTGAACGAGGCCGCCGCCCTGCCGTTCCTCGAAATCCACGTCAGCACGCCGGTCGAGGAGTGCGAGCGACGCGACCCCAAGGGGCTCTATGCCCGCGCGCGGGCAGGCGAACTCCGCGGCCTCACCGGGATCGATGCCCCGTACGAGGCGCCCGAGAACCCGGACCTCGCGTTCGACACCACCGGCGCCGACCTCGACGACCTCGTCGCGCGGATTCTCACCGAACTCACCCGGCACGAGGGGCTCGCCACCTAGCTCAGGGAGCGGAGCAGTGCCTCGTGGAGCGCGATCCGGTCGTCGAACACGCGTCGGCGCGGACCGTAGGCCTGGACCCGGTCGTGCCCACGGCCTGCGACCACCACCACGTCACCGGGGCCTGCGAGGGTGACCGCGGCCGCGATCGCCTCGGTGCGGTCGGGGACGACCAGCACGTCCGCGTTGCCGCCGCTGCGTGCTCCGCGCGCCACGTCCTCGCGCAGGCGCTGCGCGTCCTCCGAGTACGGGCTCTCGTCCGTGACGACGACGGCGTCGGCGAAACGGGCCGCCGTCGCGCCGAGCGGGGCCCGCTTGCCGGGGTCGCGCTCCCCCGTCGCCCCGACGACGGCGATGACCCGGCCCGCCGTCAGTGATCGGAGGTACGGAAACAGCCGTCGCTGCCCGGCAGTGTTGTGCATGTAGTCGACGAAGGCGAAAAACGGCTGACCCGCGTCCACGGCCTCCAGGCGTCCCGGGACGGTGTCGAGATCCTCGATCCCGGCGATCGCCGCGCCTGGGTCCACGCCCCGAACGACGAGGGCGGCGATCGCGGCGAGCGCGTTGTCCACCTGGTGCACGCCGAGCAACCGCAGCCGCACCGATATCCGGTCCCCGGCGCCGTGCAGCGTGAACGACGTGCCGCCCTCGTCCGCGTGCACGCCGGACGCGTGGATGTCGGCCGCCGTCGTCCTCGACGAGAACGTCAGCCGGGGCACGGTCACGGTGGCGGCGAGTCGGCGTCCGAATTCGTCGTCGATGCCGATGGCGGCCGCCGCGCAGTGCCGGGGGTCGAACAATCTGGCCTTCGCCGCGAAGTACGCGTCCATGTCCGGGTGGAAGTCCAGATGGTCGCGGGCGAGATTGGTGAACACCCCCACCCGGAAGGACGTCCCGTCGATCCGGTGCAGTGCGAGGCCGTGGCTCGACACCTCCATCGCGACCGCCCCGATCCGCTGTTCGGCGAATGCCGCGAGTGTCTGCTGGAGTTCGCACGCCTCGGGTGTCGTCCGGGTCGCGGACCGTGAACCGCCGGGTCCCCGGACCGTGATTCCCGTCATCATGCCTGCGACGGCCCCGGCCGCGCGCAGTCCCGCGTCCAGCAGATACACGGTGCTGGTCTTCCCGTTCGTCCCGGTCACCCCGTAGACGTCGAACGCCTCGGACGGATCGCCGTACATCCACGACGCCAGCGGACCGAGAATCCGGCGCGGATCGCCCACCACGATCGTCGGCAGAACGTCCGACGTGCGGTCGCTGAGCATCGCGACCGCACCGCGCGACGCGGCTTCGGCCGCGAATTCGATCCCGTGACGGTGCCGCCCCGGCAGCGCCGCGTACATGTCGCCGGCCCGGACGAGACGCGAATCCTGGTTGATCCCCGTCACCGCGGCGTCGCCCGGCCCGCAGAGGGTCGCCGACCGGCCGAGGCGGCGCAGCACCTCCGGCAGCGGCCTCGGCCGGATGAACCGCGGGCAGTCGACGCTCACCCTCCCAGTGCACCACCGGAGTGCAGGTCGCGGACACGGAACCGCCATCATCCGCCGACGGCGCCCTACCTTTCGACGCCGCTCCGGGCTTCGTCGAGGATCCCGCGTTCCGCACTGTAGGCCGAACGCACGTCCGGCACGCGGCCGAGCGTGGCGAGGTACTCCTCCATCGCCTTCCGGGCGTAGGCCGTTCCCTCCTCCTCGCTCGGGATCGAGTCGCCCGTCGCCCGTCGCCACGTCGCGAGTTCGAGCGCCAGCTCCGCCTGCGTCCCGGCGAAGTCCTCGGTGTCGGCGAGATTGTCGCGCTCACCGGGATCGGCGAGCAGGTCGTAGAGTTCCCGGCTCGGACGCGGCAGGAGATGGTCGGTGCCCAGCGCCGCGCCGGACAGGCTGTTCTCGATGTCGAGCGGCAGGTCGAGCCGAGGCCGCGGCGCGTAGTTCTCGATGTAGCTGAACCGCTTGCTGCGCACTGCGCGGATGGGATCGAAGCTGTCGTGGAACGTCTTCTCCGTGAACAGGACGTCGCGCGCGGTCACCGTCGACCGGCCCAGCAACTGTGCGGCGTGGGAGACGCCCTCCACGGCCGCGGGGACCGGGACACCCAGAAGTTCGAGGAGGGTGGGAACCAGATCCACCCCGCTGAACAGATCGTCGTAGACGCGGGGCTCCGCCCGCAGCCGACGCGGTGGCCGGATGATCGTCGCGATACCCGTACCCGGCGCGTACAGCGTCGACTTCGCACCGGGAAACGCCTCGCCGTGGTCGGTGAGGAACACGACCCACGTGCTCTCGTCCAGCCCCTCGTCCTCCAGGGTCTGCAGCAACCGGCCGACCGCCGCGTCGGCCACCTCGATCGATCCGTGGAATCCGGCCAGGTCCTCACGGACCTCCGGACGGTCGGGCAGGTACGGCGGCACGTCGAAACCCTCGGGATCGGCAGGTGCGTACCGGTCGACCGGGTACGGGCGGTGCGTCTCGAAGAAGCCCGCGGTCAGCAGGAACGGGTGCGTCGGAAACCGCGCCAGCCACCGCGACGCCCGCTCGGTGACGTAGTCGCAGTACGAGTTGGTGACGTCGTACTCGTGGTAGCCGAGCCTCGTGGGGTAGGCGGTCTCGTGCTGCATCCCGAACAGGGCCGTGTACCAGCCCGCCTCCGCCAGCAGCGACGGCAATGTCCGGACGTCGTCGTGGTACTGCCAGCCGTGGTGGGCGAGTCCGATCAGCCCGTTGCTGTGCGGGTACCGGCCCGAGAACAGCGCGCCGCGCGACGGCGAGCACAGCGGCGCCGCCGCGTGCGCGTCGGTCAGCAGCACACCCTCCGCGGCGAGCCTGTCGAGGTTCGGGCTACGCACCCCGGACGCGCCGTAACACCCGAGGTGACGGCCCAGATCGTGCCAGTGCACGATAAGGACGTTGTCACGGACGGGATTCAGCGGGGTCGCCACAGTCGCCTCCTACATCGGCGGGGAGTTACAGGGAGACCGGAACCTCGGCCTCCGGGAGTTCGGGTGCCCGCGTCGCCCGCGCGTACACGGTCTCGCCTTCCCGCAGGCCGAGCGCCGCACTGTCGCCGCGGGTCACCTGGGCGGAGAAGGGTTCACCGGTGGCCTCGTTGCGCAGGTCCACCCGCACCTCGAATCCGAGGTGCACCACGCGCTCGACCGTGGCCCGGGTGATGCCGAGCGATTCGGCCGTCCCCGCCTCCTGCGCGCGGGCCAGGTCGGGGTCGCGGCCGAGGCGGATGTCGTGCGGCCGGACCAACTGCCCGTTGAGCTTGGCCACGGACCCGAGGAACGACATCACGAAGTCGTTGCGCGGGCGGTCGTAGAGGTCTTCCGGCTCCCCGATCTGCTCGATCCGGCCCTTGTTGAGGACCGCGATCCGGTCGGCGACGTCGAGCGCCTCCTCCTGGTCGTGGGTGACCAGCACCGTCGTCACGTGCACCTCGTCGTGCAGCCGGCGCAGCCAGGTGCGCAGGTCCGTGCGGACCTTCGCGTCGAGCGCGCCGAACGGCTCGTCGAGGAGGAGCACCTTCGGGTCCACCGCCAGTGCCCGCGCGAGTGCCATCCGCTGACGCTGACCGCCGGACAGCTGCGCCGGATAGCGGTGCTGGAAGCCGTCGAGGCCGACGATCTCGAGAAGCTCGTTGACCTTCTTGTCGATCTCCGGTTTCGGCCGCTTGCGGATCTTCAGACCGAACGCGACGTTGTCGCGCACCGTCATGTGCTTGAACGCCGCGTAGTGCTGGAACACGAAGCCGATGTCCCGCTTCTGCGGGGAGATATTGGTGACGTCGTTCCCGCCGATCACGACGGTGCCGGAGTCGAGAGCCTCCAGTCCGGCGATGGAGCGGAGCAGCGTCGACTTGCCCGACCCGCTGGGCCCGAGGAGCGCGGTCAGCGAACCCGAGGGGATGTCGATGGAGACGTCGTCGAGAGCAGCGAAGGACCCGTAGTTCTTCCGGGCGCCGGTCACGGTGATCATGTGGTGCTCCTCTTGCGGTCGAGCAGAGTCATCAGAAGCAGGGTGATCAGCGCGATGCCCATCAGCAGGGTGGCTGCGGAGTACGCACCGAACGTGTTGTGGTCGTCGATGTAGCGCGAATGCACGAGCAGGGTCAGGGTCTGGGACACCCCGGGGAAGCCCGAGGACACCATGATCACGGCACCGAACTCGCCCAGCGAACGGGCGACGGTCAGGACCACGCCGTAGGTCAGGCCCCAGCGGATGGCGGGCAGGGTGATCAGCCAGAACGTCTGCCAGCGGCTCGCACCGAGCGTCGCGGCGGCCTGTTCCTGTTCCTCGCCGATCTCGTGCAGGACGGGCTCCACCTCCCGCACGACGAACGGCAACGTCACGAACAGGGTGGCGATGACCATGCCGGGGAGCCCGAAGATCACCTTGAACCCCAGCGATTCGAGCCCGCCGAACCAGCCGTTGGCGCCCCACAGCAGGATCAGCGACACACCGACCACGATGGGTGAGACGGCGAACGGGAGGTCGACCACCGCCTGCACCACACCGCGGCCCGGGAACCGGCCCCGCACCAGCGCGAGGGCCGTGACGATCCCGAACACGACGTTCACGGGTACGACGATGGCGACGATCAGCAGGGACAGATTGAGCGCGGAGATCGCGGCCGGAGTGCTGATCGAATCGACGAAGGCGCCGATCCCGTTCTC from Rhodococcus opacus B4 encodes:
- a CDS encoding anti-sigma factor family protein; the protein is MTLDDFESHEDPYVRWDAAYVLGAMSGADRREYEAHLTHCAQCSQAVSELAGMPGLLALITPEEAFGTLSGNGAPVDEETPAPRVLTGLVGAVQQRRRHRRAATALAAAAAVIAVAVPVGVLATQDRTPAAPVTALPAPDRANTTEAVFAPVVPTTITASASVVSTSFGTVIFVECSYEDTWPGDGRYGAATEGYALTVTDRSGVATTVATWTGEAGQTVRPTATTSLPVDAIASIDVRSEDDYQVLLSTAL
- a CDS encoding sigma-70 family RNA polymerase sigma factor, which produces MPDAQTELMHALYEEHAPAVWRYALRLTGDRARAEDIVQEVLLRAWKHPNVLDQSESSARAWLFTVARNLVFDEHRSARSQREVGMSSTPERAAPDGSDGALDAWMMGDALARLSTDHRAVLVLGYYRGMSTHQIADELGIPEGTVKSRMHYGLRALRLALQEMGVTR
- a CDS encoding DUF1801 domain-containing protein, whose protein sequence is MAKRTNGSDARGDSPSQLIDARIDELGDWRGEMLARIRALVTEADPDVVEEWKWRGVPVWSHAGMICTGETYKNAVKVTFAKGASLDDPAGLFNSGLDGNTRRAIDFHEGDTVDETAFQALVHAAVALNIS
- a CDS encoding universal stress protein → MSTARIRRGIVAGIDGSDGALEAAAWAASAARRFEEPLRLVHVLPKHPNSGRGDGHPDGEEVLEAAERAVRNGQRDLEVERSTHPGPPAHALVELSKTARMLVLGPAATSEMKSVVAGSDVVRVSNRAECPVVVWRGIQGHEVSESRPVVVGVDGSELSDMAVAHAFEFAAFFGVPLVAVHTWAEHSTLGAWYSEERRFTDWSDLVQHEEAWLAESLAGWREKYPDVEVTRCLERGGPMKVLLEYSFGAQLIAVGSHGRNPFTASIVGSTSQSLIHHARCPVLICRKG
- the stf0 gene encoding trehalose 2-sulfotransferase; the encoded protein is MSEPRSYLVCASQRSGSTLLVESLRATTVAGNPEEFFQYLPSTSRSPQPRQWFESVTDETVLSLLAPLEPGTADTRTAEQWRDQLLNVGRTPNGVWGGKLMWNQVPLVLDRAAGLPDRSGDDLRSALGDILGRDLVFIHVFRRDVVAQAVSMWRAVQTQVWRDDATPPTPHDGAEYHADGIAHLVGILRDQDVQWRNWFETEGLDHIDIGFDDLVAAPQATAAKVLVELGLDADLAPPPPLKQQSDGRSREWALRYRSEAAANGLPL
- the cysD gene encoding sulfate adenylyltransferase subunit CysD, whose product is MTAVPSADPDAHVDELRALEAEAVHIIREVVAELARPVLLFSAGKDSIVLLRLAEKAFRPSPLPFPVLHVDTGHNFPEVIDFRDRRLAEDGHRLIVASVQESIDRGRVAETGGPGASRNRLQTRTLLDALEEHRFDAAFGGARRDEERARAKERVLSFRDEFGQWDPRSQRPEPWSLYNGRIRRGEQVRVFPLSNWTELDIWRYIELEKLALPSIYFVHERQVFERDGILLGLSEYTLPTENELVQRLRVRYRTVGDLTITGAVRSDAGDVAGVIEEIAAATVSERGETRADDRTSVAAMEDRKREGYF
- the cysC gene encoding adenylyl-sulfate kinase, producing MTTTGRPRQLLRLATAGSVDDGKSTLIGRLLHDTGSLPTDHLEAVTNADGEADLAALSDGLRAEREQGITIDVAYRFFSTPTRSFVLADTPGHERYTRNMFTGASNTHVAVLLVDARTGVLRQTRRHARIADLLGVPHLVAVVNKIDLVDFDETRFKEVESELGLLAQRLGGRDLTVIPVSATRGDNVVTRSDSTPWYDGPTLLDHLEGVELAAPSAVASELRLPIQWVARPTDHQRRRYTGRLSAGTLSVGDEVVVLPAGSRSTVTALDTLDPHRAVAVAPLSVSFELADDVDVARGDLVVSAAAEASAPVPAREIDATVCWLSETPLRAGDRVALKHTSRTVRATVQELHTRLDPETLEEHDSPSELALNDIGRITLRTSTVVLADPYATNRDAGAFILIDEQSNDTVGAGTVSDAREVVPGEQTRHDIKWHPSSLERDRRWSATGQRGATIWLTGLPASGKSTVAVALERALVDAGRTAYLLDGDNVRHGISDDLGFSPGDRAENIRRVGHLTRLFADAGVVAVASMVSPLRSDRAIARALNEAAALPFLEIHVSTPVEECERRDPKGLYARARAGELRGLTGIDAPYEAPENPDLAFDTTGADLDDLVARILTELTRHEGLAT